The DNA sequence AACGATTGTGGGCGTGAGGTTATTGTGGTTAATGAGACCACACCACTTGGCACGGGTGGAGCCATAAGAAATGTGAGAGAATATCTCACAGATACTTTCTTTGTCTTCAATGCTGATAACTTTTCATCGCTTAACCTCAAAGAGATGGAAAAATTCCATATCAAGCATGGGGGAATAGGGACGATTGCGCTCTGGGAAGTTGAAAACCCAGAAGCATATGGAGTTGTAAAACTAGATGTAGATAATAGAATCCTTGCTTTCAAGGAGAAACCGAAACTCAGCGAAGCTCCATCCAGAAAAATCAATGCGGGGATGTACATATTCAAAAAGCAGATTCTGGAGTTCATACCCGAGGGAGAGGTTTCACTTGAAAGAGCAGTTTTTCCATCTGTTCTTGATCATGGTCTCTATGGCTTTGAATTTCAAGGATACTGGATTGATTGCGGCAAACCGAAAGAATTCCTTGACACTAACCGATTTTTACTTACTCATGGTCTTGGAAAAATCGAATCTCAGATCGAGGGCTACCTGCTTGAGCCAGTGGCTGTAGGTAAAAACTTGAGTGGAAAGGGATACACGCTTGGACCAAATACCTGCATAGGTAACAATTGCACAATCCACGAAGGAACAATAATTACTGATTCCGTCATATTTGACGATGTAATTATCGGGAACAATGTGAAGGTAGAGAGGAGCATAATTGGAAACAATGTGAAAATTTCTCCAGGGCAGGTAATAATAGACAGGGTTGTTGGTGACGGTGAACAGCTCTAAACCTAAAATTTACATCGTACACATGGACGAATGCGACCCGAAAAAGTGCACTGCAAGGAAAATGGAGAGGTTTGGATACGCAGATAACTTTACAATGAATGCTAGATTTGGTGTTCTGCTAACACCATTTGCCCAAATTGCATTTTCTCCTGAAGATAGAGAAATCTGTCTCGAAAATGGAATCACGGTCATAGATTGCTCCTGGAAGAAACTCATGGAGATTAAAAAAACCGAGAATATGCCTGACGCTTTAAAAAAAATCCATCGGGTTTTCAGACACACAAGGGTTCTTCCCTATCTAGTTCCTACAAATCCCGTACACTTTGGAATGGGGACAATACTCTCAACTGTGGAAGCAGCTGGTGCCGCACTCTGGATCATCGGGGAGAAAGCCGCGGCTAAACAGGTATTGTCTATCTATACATGGGGAGAAAAATTTATAGAGATGAACTTTGAATTGCTTGAGAGATACTCTAAGTGCCGCAATAGCACGGATGTATTAGCTGTACAAGAGGATTATGTGTGACTTGTTCTTGCTGGAGAAATTACAGGGATGAAGGTTTAATATTTCTTTTTCTCTGCTTTTTTATTTTTTGCTGTCTCCTCTTTTGCCTGCTCCTCATTTTCCGAAGATTCTGAAACTGGCTTCCTTCTTCTGAGAATAATATGTACAAGAAGAAACAAAATCACAACCGCTTCCACAACTGCGATTATCAGCCAGATAAACCATGGATTCATCCCTGCTTCCTCTATCACCACAACGCTCTCTGTTGCTACATTGTTCTGAGTGTTGTTGTCAGTAAGATTTGCAGGTAGATTAACCTCTGCTCTTACCTTTTTTGTGCCTGACGAAATCCAGATGTAGGTGAGATTCAGGGTTATCCCTGAGTTCGGCTCTATAACCACTGTTCTGGTATCGTAGATTGCATCGTCAATGTAAACGCTCAGGTTCACTTCGGCTCTGTAAACACCATTGTTTCTCAGTGTAATCAAAAGTTCAGCTGGTGCCATAACCTTTAAACTCTCTGTTAAAACCTTTACCTCAACACTCACATCGCACACAGCAGTGCTGACCGTGGCATTCAAGAGGTAGCCATTGTTTGTTTCATTTACCTCTCTTATTGCATTCTCCCTGTCAACAATCACAGTCAGAACTTTTGTCCCGGCGTAATCGGGTGTCCATGTGAAGTTTATCTTGGCTGCGACACCGGGATTTAACAACGGTATTCTCGTGCTGGCAATTACATCAGCTCCAGCTAGAATTTCAAGCGAAAAGTTCTCTGCCTTCTCGTGTCCGTTGTTTGTGAGATTTACAGAAACCTGAGTTTCAAAGCCACAGAGTATCTGGGATTCGATGACGAACCCCTCAACTGCAAGGTCAGGTAGCGGCAGAACTTCAAGAGTTTTCGTAGCTTCATTGTTGGCTTCGTTGAGTTCTTTAACCGTGTTCTGGCTGTCCACACTTACTTCAAGCACTTTTATACCTGGCTCAGCCCTCATCTTTGCACTGCAGACTATGTTTTCCCCGACACCCAGCTGAGACACATTGGTTGTAGTCACCACGACACCATCTATCAGGAACGCAACAGTAAAATTACTGGCCAATACATTACCAGTGTTCCACACAGTGACGTTCACGAGGATGTCTGTAGCTTCATCAATTTCTTCTGGTGATAATTCCATCGCCTGCACCACAAGGTCTGGCAACGACGCCACCTCAACGACCTGTGTGGCTTCGTTGTTTTCCTCGCTCAGTTCCTTGACATTGTTTTCTGGGTCCAACCTCACTGAAAGAATGTGTGTGCCTTCAAGCAAGAGGCACTTTTCGGTAATGGTGATGTTTTGACCTGGAGCCAGGGATGGGATTGTGTAGGTTCCAAATTTTGTTCCGTCGATGTAATAAGCAACTGTGATGTTTGTGGCTGTCTCCCAGCCACCGTTATTTATAGTGAGATTTACATATGCATCGGTTCGCACATCAATTTTTTCAGGGGAAACACTCAGATTCTCTATTATCAGGTCTGGCAACGGTGCCACCTCAATTGTTTTTGTGGCCTCGTTGTTGGCTTCGCTTATCTCCCTGATTGTGTTCACAGGGTCAGCTTTGACTGTGATTGTTCTCTGTCCATGCGGTGCAAGGCATTTTCCACTGAAAAGTAAACTCTCATTCGGATTCAGGGTAGAAACTTTGTCCACTTCAAACTCAGCCCCATCTAAATAGAAGCTGACTGAAAGATTGTGGGCCGGTGCTGAGCCGTTGTTGAACACAGTAGCACTTACCATAATCTCAGCAATCTCGTCAATTTCTCCAGGAGTGATAGTTAGGCCCTGAACGACAAGGTCTGGCAATGGCGAAACAAAAATGCTGAACAAAGCTTCATTGTTGCTCTCGTTTGCTTCAGCCACTGCATTCTCGCCATCCACCACAAATCTGAGCAAGTGCCAGCCGGGAGTTGTGTTCATGCTGAAATTGTAGAATGCATAAGAATATGCTGGAACCAATGGGATATAGCCAGCTGAAATTGTGTTGTTGTTTTCAACCACCTGGAAAGCTATGTTGTAAACAGCTACACCACCCAGGTTGTACACTTTGGCAGAAAGATTGAAGTCATGTCCATGCTCTCCAGTTTCGTTCGTTATGTTTGCTGGCGAAATCTCAATGTCTGGAAGAAGCGTGAAGGATCTGGTTGCATAGTTGTTGTTTTCCTCTGTCTCCATCACTTCATGGTCTGGGTCAACGAATACCTCAATCGTGTTTGTTCCAGGCGATGGTGTGAACTGGTGAGTTATGTTGATTGTGGAATTGGCTGGAATCTCTTGGGTGTAGAGGGAAGTTGCAGTGTTGTGCATTACCTTTATTTTTGCTGTAGCATTGACATTACCTAGGTTTGCTATTGTGAGCGTGGCATTCGTCTGACTGCCAGCCACTATCCCTGCTTCCAGCCCGATTGAACCTGCAACAAAATCAGGAAGATTTGCATCCACATAGATTTGCTTGGTTGCATTGTTGTTGGTCTCGTTCTCCTCCGCAATTTGGTTCGCAGGGTCTAAATACACAACGAGAGTGTGGTTACCACCAGAAGCTATCCATTGGGTCTGAACAAATGTGGAGTTCCTTGGTTTTATTTCTGGAATAGTGATGTCCGTTCCGAGCAGAATCCCATCAAGATAAAATCGCACTTTTGGATTTACTGCCTTCCCATCTCCGAGATTGTTTATTTTTGCAGTAATTGTTAAAAGTTCGCCGCTCACTGGTGCCGTGTTTGAAAGCGTGATATTTGTCTCAGAAATCTCAAGGTCTGGCTTTCCTACATAGATGAAAATGGTAGCACGGTTGTTCGTGTTGTTCGAATCCGCTGGATTTGAACTGGAAATTACCACCGTGAGATTGTAGTAGCCCTGCTTTGCAATCCATGTGGTGTTTAATGGAATTGTTGCTCCATGGGCAAGGTTTGTTATTGGCATGGAGGAAATTAACGCTCCACCTTGCTCTGGTGAATTCTCATAGAAGCTCACGGTTGCGCTATCCAGCATATCATAGCCCAAATTCCCAATCTCTGCTGCAAGACAAACAGATTCCCCTTCGTAGGGGTTGTTGTCAGAAACAGAAAAGTTCATGACTGTAGGGTCCACAAACGGCTCATACGAAATTCCAAGTTCTACCGGTGGATTTAGGCCTGTGGTGTAGGCAATGTGGAGCTTGGCTGAACTGGAGAACTCTATCCCCATAGGGAAGCCATAATTGTTGGAAATTCTTGTGAGATTGGTAATTATGTTCTCACTCTCTCCGATCACTGCGAAGTGAGGTCTCATATTATGGTTACCATCAGGATAGTCATATGCTGAAGCAAAGTAAATTCTTTGATCTCTGTAACATGCATATCCAGGTTCTGCAAAAAACCCACTCGGTGTGTTGATTAAGGGTTCAAATGTTTGTTGAATCGCTCCAGACGGCGAGAGCCTTGCCGCCCAGATTCTTGTAGCACTTGAGGAGTCCCACTGGTGCCAGAATAGATGTATTCTCCCAGCTGTATCTACAACAAGTGGGCCATTGGATGACCCATCCCCATAATTCTCCAGACAAACTGGAGCGACTACTGTACTTCCAGTAGTTACATTGAATGAAAGATAATACTCATCTGAAAGCCAGCCCCCACTTGCAACCATATCTCCATAACTAATATGGGCAATTGATTTCTCTCGCTCTATCAATATCCTCGGAAATTCTGCAGACGCATCCCCATTAATATAAAATATTTTTCCAATGTTTCCTCTGTAATTCCAGTCACTCTGAATACCATTTGAATCTATTCTAGTTATCATTGCCCTGTTTGGTTGGCTTCTGCATATTACCACATATATATTCCCATTCGCATCATAATCCATTCCAAATGTAACATCTGTTGCCGTATATACTCCAAAATTACCAATGATGTTGAATGGAGCAAGAAGAATATTGCCATTTGTATCTACCTTCATGTAATAAACATCATAGTTTCCTGTTTCGTTTGATGAGAAGCAAATGTGTAGTGTACCTGTAGCAAAAAGAATCTTCGGGTATTTCACAAACCCAGTGGATGGAGAATATAGCAGAATTTCATCTGTAGCTGCAGTATGATTTGGATAGAATTTTTTGTAGTAGAGGTTCTGTTTTGTTCCCACTTGTTTTGCAAAGACCGTATGGATACAATCTTGAGCATCTATACAGAATGAGAAACTGTTGTCCGCACCTGTGGCTATCTGCATGTATTTGTGACCTGGGAGAAGAGTTGTGCCAAAGAGATTATGCATCTCTACACCCTCGCTGTACTGAAGAACCACAAATACATTCGCAAAAAGCAACACAACTCCAACATAAACTGCAATTTTCTTCATAGATTTACCTCCTGTAGATTGAAGATTAGATACCAATAGATAAAGTTTACTCACA is a window from the Thermoplasmata archaeon genome containing:
- a CDS encoding NDP-sugar synthase → MAKTAVILAGGLGTRLRPLTYTTPKPLLPVVNRPMILRLIDTFPEDVSRVVIAVSYMAEKIREFFEKNDCGREVIVVNETTPLGTGGAIRNVREYLTDTFFVFNADNFSSLNLKEMEKFHIKHGGIGTIALWEVENPEAYGVVKLDVDNRILAFKEKPKLSEAPSRKINAGMYIFKKQILEFIPEGEVSLERAVFPSVLDHGLYGFEFQGYWIDCGKPKEFLDTNRFLLTHGLGKIESQIEGYLLEPVAVGKNLSGKGYTLGPNTCIGNNCTIHEGTIITDSVIFDDVIIGNNVKVERSIIGNNVKISPGQVIIDRVVGDGEQL
- a CDS encoding DUF367 family protein encodes the protein MTVNSSKPKIYIVHMDECDPKKCTARKMERFGYADNFTMNARFGVLLTPFAQIAFSPEDREICLENGITVIDCSWKKLMEIKKTENMPDALKKIHRVFRHTRVLPYLVPTNPVHFGMGTILSTVEAAGAALWIIGEKAAAKQVLSIYTWGEKFIEMNFELLERYSKCRNSTDVLAVQEDYV
- a CDS encoding CARDB domain-containing protein, whose protein sequence is MKKIAVYVGVVLLFANVFVVLQYSEGVEMHNLFGTTLLPGHKYMQIATGADNSFSFCIDAQDCIHTVFAKQVGTKQNLYYKKFYPNHTAATDEILLYSPSTGFVKYPKILFATGTLHICFSSNETGNYDVYYMKVDTNGNILLAPFNIIGNFGVYTATDVTFGMDYDANGNIYVVICRSQPNRAMITRIDSNGIQSDWNYRGNIGKIFYINGDASAEFPRILIEREKSIAHISYGDMVASGGWLSDEYYLSFNVTTGSTVVAPVCLENYGDGSSNGPLVVDTAGRIHLFWHQWDSSSATRIWAARLSPSGAIQQTFEPLINTPSGFFAEPGYACYRDQRIYFASAYDYPDGNHNMRPHFAVIGESENIITNLTRISNNYGFPMGIEFSSSAKLHIAYTTGLNPPVELGISYEPFVDPTVMNFSVSDNNPYEGESVCLAAEIGNLGYDMLDSATVSFYENSPEQGGALISSMPITNLAHGATIPLNTTWIAKQGYYNLTVVISSSNPADSNNTNNRATIFIYVGKPDLEISETNITLSNTAPVSGELLTITAKINNLGDGKAVNPKVRFYLDGILLGTDITIPEIKPRNSTFVQTQWIASGGNHTLVVYLDPANQIAEENETNNNATKQIYVDANLPDFVAGSIGLEAGIVAGSQTNATLTIANLGNVNATAKIKVMHNTATSLYTQEIPANSTINITHQFTPSPGTNTIEVFVDPDHEVMETEENNNYATRSFTLLPDIEISPANITNETGEHGHDFNLSAKVYNLGGVAVYNIAFQVVENNNTISAGYIPLVPAYSYAFYNFSMNTTPGWHLLRFVVDGENAVAEANESNNEALFSIFVSPLPDLVVQGLTITPGEIDEIAEIMVSATVFNNGSAPAHNLSVSFYLDGAEFEVDKVSTLNPNESLLFSGKCLAPHGQRTITVKADPVNTIREISEANNEATKTIEVAPLPDLIIENLSVSPEKIDVRTDAYVNLTINNGGWETATNITVAYYIDGTKFGTYTIPSLAPGQNITITEKCLLLEGTHILSVRLDPENNVKELSEENNEATQVVEVASLPDLVVQAMELSPEEIDEATDILVNVTVWNTGNVLASNFTVAFLIDGVVVTTTNVSQLGVGENIVCSAKMRAEPGIKVLEVSVDSQNTVKELNEANNEATKTLEVLPLPDLAVEGFVIESQILCGFETQVSVNLTNNGHEKAENFSLEILAGADVIASTRIPLLNPGVAAKINFTWTPDYAGTKVLTVIVDRENAIREVNETNNGYLLNATVSTAVCDVSVEVKVLTESLKVMAPAELLITLRNNGVYRAEVNLSVYIDDAIYDTRTVVIEPNSGITLNLTYIWISSGTKKVRAEVNLPANLTDNNTQNNVATESVVVIEEAGMNPWFIWLIIAVVEAVVILFLLVHIILRRRKPVSESSENEEQAKEETAKNKKAEKKKY